From the genome of Haloarcula limicola, one region includes:
- a CDS encoding 50S ribosomal protein L22 — protein sequence MGISYSVDADPETTAKAMLRERQMSHKHSKAVAREIKGKTAGDAVEFLEAVIEGDQPVAFKQHNSGVGHKSKVDGWDAGRYPEKASEAFIDLLENAVGNADHQGFDGEAMEIMHVAAHKVGEQQGRKPRAMGRASAWNSTLVDVELVLEEVEE from the coding sequence ATGGGAATCAGCTACTCAGTCGACGCCGACCCGGAGACCACCGCGAAAGCCATGCTCCGGGAGCGGCAGATGAGCCACAAGCACAGCAAGGCCGTCGCCCGAGAGATCAAGGGCAAGACGGCGGGCGACGCCGTCGAGTTCCTCGAAGCGGTCATCGAGGGCGACCAGCCGGTCGCGTTCAAACAGCACAACTCGGGCGTCGGCCACAAGAGCAAGGTCGACGGCTGGGACGCCGGTCGCTACCCGGAGAAGGCCAGCGAGGCCTTCATCGACCTGCTGGAGAACGCCGTCGGCAACGCCGACCACCAGGGCTTCGACGGCGAAGCCATGGAGATCATGCACGTCGCCGCCCACAAGGTCGGCGAGCAGCAGGGTCGCAAACCGCGCGCGATGGGCCGGGCCTCCGCCTGGAACTCCACGCTGGTCGACGTCGAACTCGTCCTAGAGGAGGTCGAGGAATAA
- a CDS encoding MTH1187 family thiamine-binding protein, whose translation MTCIGFLSVAPVVEESMAPYVADAVAALDDFDVEYETTPMGTIIEAEDSEELFAAAHAAHEAVGAQSERVETFLKIDDKRGVDQRASEKVDAVEASLGREARSGASEGGD comes from the coding sequence ATGACCTGTATCGGCTTCCTGTCGGTCGCACCGGTCGTCGAGGAGAGCATGGCACCGTACGTCGCCGACGCCGTGGCGGCGCTGGACGACTTCGACGTGGAGTACGAGACCACGCCGATGGGGACGATCATCGAGGCCGAGGACAGCGAGGAGCTGTTCGCGGCCGCTCACGCCGCGCACGAGGCCGTCGGCGCGCAGAGCGAGCGCGTCGAGACGTTTCTGAAGATCGACGACAAGCGCGGGGTCGACCAGCGCGCGAGCGAGAAGGTCGACGCCGTCGAGGCGTCGCTGGGACGCGAGGCGCGAAGCGGCGCGTCCGAAGGCGGAGATTAA
- a CDS encoding class I SAM-dependent methyltransferase has translation MSAPVWHGFPPYRPGTRPVSARAYGFDAAYAGVPAWDIGRPQRAFAELAEAGEIRGRVLDVGCGTGELSLYLADRGHDVLGVDFAPQAVEQARQKARWRDNPAQFLVWDALSVDDLPMRFDTVTDSALFHCLNDAERDEYVAAVRAVLNPGGRLFILAAAAPERWGRQPGGVAYSEFAARFDEGWTVAWVRNAPFENRRYPYQHPAYLLKAVRQ, from the coding sequence ATGAGCGCCCCGGTCTGGCACGGCTTTCCGCCGTACCGACCCGGCACTCGTCCCGTCTCCGCCCGGGCGTATGGGTTCGACGCCGCGTACGCGGGCGTCCCGGCGTGGGACATCGGGCGGCCGCAGCGGGCGTTCGCCGAACTCGCCGAGGCGGGCGAGATCCGCGGGCGCGTCCTCGACGTGGGCTGTGGCACCGGCGAGCTGTCGCTGTATCTCGCCGACCGCGGTCACGACGTCCTCGGCGTCGACTTCGCGCCGCAGGCCGTCGAACAGGCCCGACAGAAGGCACGCTGGCGGGACAATCCCGCACAGTTCCTCGTCTGGGACGCCCTCAGCGTGGACGACCTGCCGATGCGCTTCGACACGGTGACGGATTCGGCGCTGTTTCACTGCCTGAACGACGCGGAGCGAGACGAGTACGTCGCGGCCGTCCGAGCGGTGTTGAATCCCGGCGGGCGGCTGTTCATTCTCGCGGCGGCCGCGCCCGAACGCTGGGGTCGGCAACCGGGCGGCGTCGCCTACTCGGAGTTCGCGGCGCGGTTCGACGAGGGGTGGACGGTCGCGTGGGTGCGAAACGCCCCCTTCGAGAACCGTCGGTATCCGTATCAGCACCCGGCGTATCTGCTCAAGGCGGTCCGTCAGTAG
- the mch gene encoding methenyltetrahydromethanopterin cyclohydrolase produces MDSLNRMATELVDEAIDFADELTIDVHALSGDAAVLDFGVAVPGAVEAGMLLAEIQTAGLATVQTTMDTVGSAPLTHVELSTDHPALALLCSQKGGWEVATDDFEGLGSGPARALVGEEDVFQRIGYREDADFAVLAIESDELPDEAIAGQIAERTGVPETAVFMPTFATASVTGSVVAAARAAELAVYRLAELGFDPAEVLSANARAPMAPVAADEASAMARTTDALAYGGEVHLTVDEDFDRFDEVASIAGAEYGRPLEGVFDDADWDFGELPVELFGPAQVTVDVVGGDTHVVGETREDVLVESFGL; encoded by the coding sequence ATGGACAGTCTCAATCGGATGGCCACGGAACTCGTCGACGAGGCCATCGACTTCGCGGACGAACTCACGATAGACGTACACGCGCTCTCGGGCGACGCCGCGGTGCTGGACTTCGGCGTCGCGGTGCCCGGTGCCGTCGAGGCGGGGATGTTACTCGCCGAGATTCAGACGGCGGGACTGGCGACGGTCCAGACGACGATGGATACCGTTGGTAGTGCGCCGCTGACCCACGTCGAACTGTCGACCGACCACCCCGCGCTGGCCCTGCTCTGTTCCCAGAAGGGCGGCTGGGAAGTCGCGACCGACGACTTCGAGGGGCTGGGTAGCGGCCCGGCCCGTGCGCTCGTCGGTGAGGAGGACGTCTTCCAGCGCATCGGCTACCGCGAGGACGCCGATTTCGCCGTGCTGGCCATCGAGTCCGACGAACTCCCCGACGAGGCCATCGCCGGGCAGATCGCCGAGCGGACCGGCGTCCCCGAGACGGCGGTGTTCATGCCGACGTTCGCCACCGCGAGCGTCACCGGCAGCGTCGTCGCGGCCGCCCGCGCGGCCGAACTCGCCGTCTACCGCCTCGCGGAACTGGGCTTCGACCCAGCGGAGGTGCTCTCGGCGAACGCGCGAGCGCCGATGGCTCCCGTCGCCGCCGATGAGGCGTCGGCGATGGCCCGGACGACGGACGCGCTGGCCTACGGCGGCGAGGTCCACCTCACCGTCGACGAGGACTTCGACCGCTTCGACGAAGTGGCCTCGATCGCCGGCGCGGAGTACGGCCGACCGCTCGAAGGCGTCTTCGACGACGCCGACTGGGACTTCGGCGAACTCCCGGTCGAACTGTTCGGCCCGGCGCAGGTCACCGTCGACGTGGTCGGCGGCGACACCCACGTCGTCGGCGAGACCCGCGAGGACGTGCTGGTCGAGAGCTTCGGCCTCTGA
- the rpl4p gene encoding 50S ribosomal protein L4: MQATIYDLDGEADGEVDLPDVFETPVRTDLIQKAVRAAQANRKQDYGTDEYAGLRTPAESFGSGRGQAHVPKQDGRARRVPQAVKGRVAHPPKAEKDRSLDLNDKERQLAVRSALAATTDAELVADRGHEFDREEVPVVVSDDFEDLVKTQEVVSLLEALSLHADVERADETKIKAGQGKSRGRKYRRPSSILFVTSDEPSKAARNLAGVDVATAREVNAEDLAPGAQPGRLTVFTESAVEEVADR, from the coding sequence ATGCAGGCAACTATCTACGATCTGGACGGCGAGGCCGACGGCGAGGTCGACCTGCCGGACGTCTTCGAGACGCCCGTGCGGACCGACCTCATCCAGAAGGCCGTTCGCGCCGCCCAGGCAAACCGAAAGCAGGACTACGGGACCGACGAGTACGCCGGTCTCCGTACCCCGGCCGAATCGTTCGGTAGCGGTCGCGGACAGGCGCACGTCCCGAAGCAGGACGGCCGTGCCCGCCGCGTCCCGCAGGCGGTCAAGGGCCGCGTGGCCCACCCGCCGAAAGCCGAGAAGGACCGGTCGCTCGACCTGAACGACAAGGAACGCCAACTCGCCGTCCGCTCGGCGCTCGCCGCCACGACGGACGCCGAACTCGTCGCCGACCGCGGCCACGAGTTCGACCGCGAGGAGGTCCCCGTCGTCGTCTCCGACGACTTCGAGGACCTCGTGAAGACCCAGGAGGTCGTCTCCCTGCTGGAGGCGCTCTCGCTTCACGCGGACGTCGAGCGCGCGGACGAGACGAAGATCAAGGCCGGACAGGGGAAGTCGCGCGGCCGGAAGTACCGCCGCCCGTCTTCCATCCTGTTCGTGACCAGTGACGAGCCGTCGAAGGCCGCCCGCAACCTCGCGGGCGTCGACGTGGCGACCGCGCGCGAGGTCAACGCGGAAGACCTCGCGCCCGGCGCACAGCCCGGTCGGCTCACCGTCTTCACCGAATCCGCCGTCGAGGAGGTCGCGGACCGATGA
- a CDS encoding GTPBP1 family GTP-binding protein — translation MSPDRAVLRRALDRGEEEGGSVEFKERLTEDLHLSEGRLESLAAQLRHRVLSGDGEATYVVGVTDDGGLAGISPDEFSESMDVLSLLAEEAGAHIEEVKTWGVDGVGSSTPRGDGTDGSADGVASEDDERPLDGIVGVATIREGAVLDDDDHIVVGTAGHVDHGKSTLVGSLVTGEADDGEGGTRGFLDVQPHEVERGLSADLSYGVYGFDEDGPIRMDNPHRKSDRARVVEESDRLVSFVDTVGHEPWLRTTIRGLVGQKLDYGLLTVAADDGVTETTREHLGILLATDLPTIVALTKVDIADDERVAEVERDVERALREVDKTPLRVERHGVETAIEEISETVVPVVTTSAVTQEGLSDLDAMFEALPKTSGEVGDFRMYIDRTYNVQGVGAVASGTIKSGEVEAGDQLLLGPMQDGAFREVEVRSIEMHYHRVDEAKAGRIVGIALKGVREPDIERGMVLLPADAEPTGVREFEAEVMVLNHPTRIGEGYEPVVHLETVSEAASFRPEGGQLLPGDAGATTVEFKFRSYFVEEGQKFVFREGRSKGVGTVTDVSTD, via the coding sequence ATGAGCCCCGACCGGGCCGTTCTCCGTCGCGCCCTCGACCGCGGCGAGGAGGAGGGCGGTAGCGTCGAGTTCAAAGAACGGCTCACCGAAGACCTGCATCTCTCGGAGGGACGGCTCGAATCACTGGCGGCACAGCTACGCCACCGCGTGCTCTCCGGCGACGGGGAGGCGACCTACGTGGTCGGCGTCACCGACGACGGCGGCCTGGCGGGCATCTCGCCCGACGAGTTCTCCGAGTCGATGGACGTCCTGAGCCTGCTGGCCGAGGAGGCCGGAGCACACATCGAGGAGGTCAAGACCTGGGGCGTCGACGGCGTGGGGTCGTCGACCCCACGAGGGGACGGGACCGACGGTTCCGCCGACGGCGTGGCGAGCGAGGACGACGAGCGTCCGCTCGACGGGATCGTCGGCGTCGCCACCATCCGGGAAGGGGCGGTACTCGACGACGACGACCACATCGTCGTCGGCACCGCCGGCCACGTCGACCACGGGAAGTCCACGCTCGTCGGGTCGCTGGTGACCGGGGAAGCCGACGACGGCGAGGGCGGGACCCGCGGCTTCCTCGACGTGCAACCACACGAGGTCGAGCGCGGCCTCTCGGCGGACCTCTCCTACGGCGTCTACGGCTTCGACGAGGATGGCCCGATCCGGATGGACAACCCGCACCGCAAGAGCGACCGGGCGCGGGTCGTCGAGGAGTCCGACCGCCTCGTCTCGTTCGTCGACACGGTGGGCCACGAACCGTGGCTCCGGACGACCATCCGGGGACTGGTCGGGCAGAAACTCGATTACGGCCTGCTTACCGTCGCCGCCGACGACGGCGTCACGGAGACGACCCGCGAGCACCTGGGCATCCTGCTGGCGACGGACCTCCCGACAATCGTCGCCCTCACGAAAGTCGACATCGCGGACGACGAGCGAGTGGCCGAGGTCGAACGCGACGTCGAACGGGCGCTGCGCGAGGTCGATAAGACCCCGCTCCGGGTCGAGCGCCACGGCGTCGAGACCGCGATCGAGGAGATATCCGAGACGGTCGTCCCCGTCGTGACGACCAGCGCGGTCACGCAGGAGGGCCTGTCCGACCTCGACGCGATGTTCGAGGCGCTGCCGAAGACCAGCGGCGAAGTCGGCGACTTCCGAATGTACATCGACCGGACGTACAACGTCCAGGGCGTCGGCGCGGTCGCTTCGGGCACGATCAAATCCGGCGAGGTGGAAGCCGGCGACCAGCTCCTGCTCGGGCCGATGCAGGACGGCGCGTTCCGCGAGGTCGAGGTGCGCTCCATCGAGATGCACTACCACCGCGTCGACGAGGCCAAGGCCGGCCGCATCGTCGGCATCGCCCTCAAGGGGGTCCGCGAACCCGATATCGAACGCGGGATGGTCCTCCTCCCGGCGGACGCAGAGCCCACGGGGGTCCGCGAGTTCGAGGCCGAGGTGATGGTGTTGAACCACCCGACGCGCATCGGCGAGGGCTACGAACCGGTCGTCCACTTAGAGACCGTCAGCGAGGCGGCATCGTTCCGCCCGGAGGGGGGCCAACTCCTCCCCGGCGACGCGGGCGCGACCACGGTCGAGTTCAAGTTCCGGTCGTACTTCGTCGAGGAGGGCCAGAAGTTCGTCTTCCGCGAGGGGCGCTCGAAGGGCGTCGGGACCGTGACCGACGTGAGCACGGATTGA
- a CDS encoding NAD(P)-dependent oxidoreductase has translation MQLLVFGGSGRVGRRVCEYAASDGHGVTAFVRDADSAPPGVGVVEGDVRDTESVIAAVAGHDAVCNAVGPDADERPSVLTDGIDNIAPAMADAGIDRLVGVAAAGILQATPNRLRLDTPEFPAGLRQVATAHRDAYERLRESTLDWTLACPPRMPDGAPTNHYRTAVDYLPEGGQSVSTGDVAAFVYDAAVRGGHRRERVGIAY, from the coding sequence ATGCAACTGCTCGTCTTCGGCGGGAGCGGCCGAGTCGGCCGTCGCGTCTGTGAGTACGCCGCCAGCGACGGCCACGGCGTCACCGCGTTCGTCCGCGACGCCGACAGCGCGCCGCCCGGCGTCGGCGTGGTCGAAGGCGACGTCCGCGACACCGAGTCGGTGATCGCCGCCGTCGCCGGCCACGACGCGGTCTGTAACGCCGTCGGGCCCGACGCCGACGAGCGTCCGTCGGTGCTGACCGACGGGATCGACAACATCGCTCCGGCGATGGCGGACGCCGGCATCGACCGACTGGTCGGCGTCGCCGCCGCCGGCATCCTGCAGGCGACGCCGAATCGTCTCCGCCTCGACACGCCGGAGTTTCCCGCCGGACTACGGCAGGTGGCGACGGCCCACCGGGACGCCTACGAGCGACTCCGCGAGTCGACGCTCGACTGGACGCTCGCGTGCCCGCCGCGGATGCCCGACGGCGCGCCGACGAACCACTACCGGACGGCCGTCGATTACCTCCCGGAGGGCGGCCAGTCCGTCTCGACCGGCGACGTGGCGGCGTTCGTCTACGACGCGGCGGTTCGGGGCGGGCATCGTCGAGAGCGCGTCGGCATCGCCTACTGA
- a CDS encoding 50S ribosomal protein L2 — protein sequence MGRRIQGQRRGRGTSTFRAPSHRYKADLQHRKVEDGDVIAGTVVDIEHDPARSAPVAAVEFEDGDRRLVLAPEGVGVGDELQVGVSAEIAPGNTLPLAEIPEGVPVCNVESSPGDGGRFARSSGVNATLLTHDRNVAVVKLPSGEMKRLDPQCRATVGVVAGGGRTDKPMVKAGNKYHKMKARGTKWPNVRGVAMNAVDHPFGGGGRQHPGKPKSVSRNTPPGRKVGDIASKRTGRGGNE from the coding sequence ATGGGACGACGAATTCAGGGACAACGACGCGGTCGCGGGACGTCCACGTTCCGGGCGCCCTCCCACCGCTACAAGGCAGACCTACAGCACCGGAAAGTCGAGGACGGCGACGTCATCGCCGGCACGGTCGTGGACATCGAACACGACCCGGCTCGCTCGGCACCCGTCGCGGCCGTCGAGTTCGAGGACGGCGACCGCCGCCTCGTGCTCGCGCCCGAGGGCGTCGGCGTCGGCGACGAACTGCAGGTCGGCGTCAGCGCCGAGATCGCTCCCGGGAACACGCTCCCGCTCGCGGAGATCCCCGAGGGGGTCCCGGTCTGTAACGTCGAGTCCAGCCCCGGCGACGGCGGGCGCTTCGCCCGCTCGTCGGGCGTCAACGCCACGCTGCTCACCCACGACCGCAACGTCGCGGTCGTGAAGCTCCCCTCCGGGGAGATGAAGCGCCTGGACCCGCAGTGTCGCGCCACCGTCGGCGTCGTCGCCGGCGGCGGCCGAACTGACAAGCCGATGGTCAAGGCCGGAAACAAGTATCACAAGATGAAAGCGCGCGGGACGAAGTGGCCAAACGTCCGCGGTGTGGCGATGAACGCCGTCGACCACCCCTTCGGTGGCGGCGGCCGGCAACACCCCGGCAAGCCCAAGTCCGTCTCGCGTAACACGCCGCCGGGACGCAAGGTCGGGGACATCGCCTCGAAGCGGACCGGCCGAGGTGGCAATGAATGA
- a CDS encoding phosphoglycolate phosphatase translates to MTQTPPLLVDIDGTLTDESRAIDPRVFPVLREWPEPVVIATGKAMPFPIALCEFLSIERTVVAENGGVVFVEATDELQFEGDHEASLAVAEAYRELGHELGFGSVDLANRWRETEVVVSLDQPLEPLERLAAEYGLVVLDTGFAYHVTDPSVDKGTGLEAVCAELGLDPASFLAVGDSENDAEAFEVAGESVAVANADATAKARADRVTEAGYADGFLEAVAPYRR, encoded by the coding sequence ATGACGCAGACGCCGCCGCTTCTCGTCGACATCGACGGTACGCTCACCGACGAGTCACGCGCCATCGACCCGCGGGTGTTTCCCGTTCTGCGGGAGTGGCCCGAACCCGTCGTCATCGCAACCGGGAAAGCGATGCCGTTTCCGATCGCTCTCTGTGAGTTCCTGAGCATCGAGCGGACCGTCGTCGCGGAGAACGGCGGCGTCGTCTTCGTCGAGGCGACCGACGAACTCCAGTTCGAGGGCGACCACGAGGCGAGTCTGGCCGTGGCTGAGGCGTACCGCGAACTAGGCCACGAACTCGGGTTCGGGTCGGTCGACCTCGCGAACCGCTGGCGCGAGACGGAGGTGGTCGTCAGCCTCGACCAGCCGCTGGAACCGCTCGAACGGCTGGCCGCCGAGTACGGCCTCGTCGTCCTCGACACCGGCTTCGCCTACCACGTCACCGACCCGAGCGTCGACAAGGGAACCGGCCTCGAAGCGGTGTGTGCGGAACTCGGGCTGGATCCGGCGTCGTTTCTGGCCGTCGGCGACTCCGAGAACGACGCGGAGGCGTTCGAGGTGGCCGGCGAGTCCGTCGCCGTCGCCAACGCCGACGCGACGGCGAAAGCGCGTGCCGATCGCGTGACTGAAGCCGGGTACGCCGATGGGTTTCTCGAAGCCGTCGCGCCGTACCGTCGGTAG
- a CDS encoding 50S ribosomal protein L23 produces the protein MSWDVIKYPHVTEKAMNDMDFDNKLQFVVDDRANKDDVASAIESQYEVSVVDVNTQNTMDGVKKAVVRLSEDDDAQEVASRIGVF, from the coding sequence ATGAGCTGGGACGTCATCAAGTACCCGCACGTCACGGAGAAGGCCATGAACGACATGGACTTCGACAACAAGCTCCAGTTCGTCGTCGACGACCGAGCCAACAAGGACGACGTGGCATCCGCCATCGAGTCCCAGTACGAGGTCTCGGTCGTGGACGTGAACACGCAGAACACGATGGACGGCGTCAAGAAGGCCGTCGTGCGTCTCTCCGAAGACGACGACGCCCAGGAAGTCGCCTCCAGGATCGGGGTGTTCTAA
- a CDS encoding 30S ribosomal protein S3 — protein MADEQQFIEDGLQRTQIDEFFADELGRAGYGGMDVAKTPMGTQIVLKAEKPGMVIGKGGKNIRKITTELEDRFDLDDPQIDVQEVDEPDLNARIVADRLGNALERGWYFRKAGHTTIDRIMEAGAKGAEIVLSGKVTGARSRVEKFNRGYIKHNGEPAEDIVDSGVGVAVMKLGTIGVRVKIIPPNAELPDDFEIYEDVEVEDYVAETDGESVEELLEGEPEDESVEGADVEVSDEPDDGDEQVADDGRDEETEVEEEVVAEEVDVPTDEDVEDVDVDELEDAVDEELDEDVEAEAEELMGEMEDEEDDEE, from the coding sequence ATGGCGGACGAACAGCAGTTCATCGAAGACGGCCTTCAGCGGACCCAGATCGACGAGTTCTTCGCGGACGAACTCGGTCGCGCGGGCTACGGCGGCATGGACGTCGCCAAGACCCCGATGGGGACTCAGATCGTCCTCAAAGCCGAGAAGCCCGGGATGGTCATCGGTAAGGGCGGGAAGAACATCCGCAAGATCACGACGGAACTCGAAGACCGGTTCGACCTCGACGACCCGCAGATCGACGTGCAGGAAGTCGACGAGCCGGACCTCAACGCCCGCATCGTCGCGGACCGTCTGGGCAACGCGCTCGAACGCGGTTGGTACTTCCGAAAGGCCGGTCACACCACGATCGACCGCATCATGGAAGCCGGCGCGAAGGGTGCCGAGATCGTCCTCTCCGGGAAGGTCACGGGCGCCCGCTCGCGCGTCGAGAAGTTCAACCGCGGCTACATCAAGCACAACGGCGAACCCGCCGAGGACATCGTCGACAGCGGCGTCGGCGTCGCCGTGATGAAACTCGGCACCATCGGCGTGCGGGTGAAGATCATCCCGCCGAACGCCGAACTCCCCGACGACTTCGAGATCTACGAGGACGTCGAGGTCGAGGACTACGTCGCCGAGACCGACGGCGAGTCGGTCGAGGAACTCCTCGAAGGCGAGCCCGAAGACGAGAGCGTCGAGGGCGCCGACGTCGAGGTCTCCGACGAACCCGACGACGGCGACGAGCAGGTCGCCGACGACGGACGCGACGAGGAGACCGAGGTCGAAGAGGAAGTCGTCGCGGAAGAGGTCGACGTTCCGACCGACGAGGACGTCGAGGACGTCGATGTCGACGAACTCGAAGACGCCGTCGACGAGGAACTCGACGAGGACGTCGAGGCCGAAGCCGAAGAGCTCATGGGCGAGATGGAAGACGAGGAGGACGACGAAGAATGA
- a CDS encoding putative RNA uridine N3 methyltransferase has protein sequence MTTSVLVPSSLTREAEDRREATRKLGYVARAATVFRADRLTVFPDPDGAGKWEDGFVETVLRYAATPPHLRKEMWGKRDELEYVGVLPPLRVRSQTGSGSEGSGSLRQGIVTEVGADGRVRVNCGMQHPISLPVPDGMEAAEGERVTVRVSSRRPVRAKLVDHPTPGFDVVTADLDAALSRDDAGLTIASSRYGEPATTRRLGQLVERRDAEGGLTVAFGAPERGLPSILDVDPGSVGGDQTGDDPTGFDLWLNTVPNQGSEVVRTEEAMFASLACLTLTE, from the coding sequence ATGACGACCAGCGTACTCGTGCCGTCTTCCCTCACACGGGAAGCCGAAGACCGCCGCGAGGCGACTCGCAAGCTCGGATACGTGGCCCGCGCGGCCACCGTCTTCCGGGCCGATCGGCTGACAGTGTTCCCCGACCCAGACGGGGCGGGCAAGTGGGAAGACGGGTTCGTCGAAACCGTGCTGCGGTACGCCGCGACGCCCCCGCACCTCCGAAAGGAGATGTGGGGCAAGCGGGACGAACTGGAGTACGTCGGCGTCCTGCCGCCGCTCCGCGTGCGTTCACAGACCGGCTCCGGATCTGAGGGTTCGGGGTCGTTAAGACAGGGAATCGTGACCGAGGTCGGAGCTGATGGGCGCGTCCGGGTCAATTGCGGCATGCAACACCCGATCTCCCTCCCCGTTCCAGACGGAATGGAAGCGGCGGAGGGGGAGCGCGTAACCGTCAGGGTCTCTTCGCGACGGCCGGTCCGGGCGAAACTCGTCGATCACCCCACGCCGGGGTTCGACGTCGTTACCGCGGACCTCGATGCGGCACTCTCGCGTGACGACGCCGGACTCACCATCGCGTCATCGCGATACGGTGAGCCGGCGACGACGCGGCGTCTCGGCCAGCTGGTCGAGCGCCGGGACGCCGAGGGCGGCCTGACAGTCGCCTTCGGAGCACCCGAGCGGGGGTTACCGTCGATACTCGACGTGGACCCGGGCTCCGTCGGCGGAGACCAGACAGGCGACGACCCCACAGGGTTCGACCTCTGGCTGAATACGGTTCCGAACCAGGGCAGCGAGGTGGTGCGAACGGAAGAAGCGATGTTCGCCTCCCTCGCCTGTCTAACCCTCACGGAGTAA
- the rpl3p gene encoding 50S ribosomal protein L3, producing MPQPSRPRKGSLGFGPRKRSTTETPRFNSWPSDDGQAGVQGFAGYKAGMTHVVLVNDEPDSPREGMEETVPVTVVETPPMRAVALRAYEDTPYGKRPLTEVWTDEFHGELDRTLDLPEDHDPDAAEEQVRDALDNGNLGDVRLITHTVPDAVPSVPKKKPDVMETRVGGSSLSERLDYALELVGDGGEHAMNDVFRAGEYTDVAGVTKGKGTQGPVKRWGVQKRKGKHARQGWRRRIGNLGPWNPSRVRSTVPQQGQTGYHQRTELNKRLVDIGEGDEATVDGGFVNYGEVDGPYTLVKGSVPGPDKRLVRFRPAVRPNDQPRLDPEVRYVSTESNQG from the coding sequence ATGCCACAACCAAGCAGACCACGCAAAGGCTCGCTGGGCTTCGGCCCGCGCAAGCGCTCGACGACCGAGACGCCCCGCTTCAACAGCTGGCCGTCCGACGACGGGCAGGCGGGCGTCCAAGGGTTCGCCGGCTACAAGGCAGGCATGACTCACGTCGTGCTCGTCAACGACGAACCCGACTCCCCCCGCGAGGGGATGGAGGAGACCGTCCCGGTGACGGTCGTCGAGACGCCGCCGATGCGCGCCGTCGCCCTGCGAGCGTACGAGGATACGCCGTACGGCAAGCGTCCGCTGACGGAGGTCTGGACCGACGAGTTCCACGGCGAACTCGACCGGACTCTCGACCTGCCGGAGGACCACGACCCGGACGCTGCAGAGGAACAGGTACGCGACGCACTCGACAATGGGAACCTCGGGGACGTGCGCCTCATCACGCACACCGTCCCCGACGCCGTCCCGAGCGTCCCGAAGAAAAAGCCCGACGTGATGGAGACTCGCGTCGGCGGTAGCTCGCTCTCCGAGCGCCTCGACTACGCGCTCGAACTCGTCGGTGACGGCGGGGAACACGCGATGAACGACGTGTTCCGCGCCGGTGAGTACACCGACGTCGCGGGCGTCACCAAGGGCAAGGGGACGCAGGGTCCCGTCAAGCGCTGGGGCGTCCAGAAGCGAAAGGGCAAGCACGCCCGGCAGGGCTGGCGGCGCCGGATCGGTAACCTCGGCCCGTGGAATCCCTCCCGCGTGCGCTCGACGGTCCCTCAGCAGGGCCAGACCGGCTACCACCAGCGCACCGAGCTGAACAAGCGCCTCGTCGACATCGGCGAGGGCGACGAGGCCACCGTCGACGGCGGCTTCGTCAACTACGGCGAGGTCGACGGGCCGTACACGCTGGTGAAGGGCTCGGTGCCCGGGCCGGACAAGCGCCTGGTGCGCTTCCGCCCCGCGGTGCGACCGAACGACCAGCCGCGCCTCGACCCCGAGGTGCGCTACGTCTCCACCGAATCGAACCAGGGATAA
- a CDS encoding 30S ribosomal protein S19: MSSEYQIGHEGEFSFRGHTLDELQEMELEEVAELLPARQRRSIERGLTEEKQKLLEKARDAEEEETANDPIRTHLRDMPVLPEMVDITFAVHAGQSFERVKVEPAMLGHYLGEFQLTRSDVEHGQAGIGATRSSKFVPLK, from the coding sequence ATGAGTTCGGAATATCAAATCGGCCACGAAGGAGAGTTCTCCTTCCGCGGCCACACGCTCGACGAGCTGCAGGAGATGGAGCTCGAGGAAGTCGCGGAACTGCTCCCCGCTCGCCAGCGGCGAAGTATCGAACGCGGTCTGACCGAGGAGAAGCAGAAACTGCTCGAGAAGGCCCGCGATGCCGAGGAGGAGGAGACGGCGAACGACCCGATCCGGACGCACCTGCGCGACATGCCGGTGCTGCCGGAGATGGTCGACATCACCTTCGCCGTCCACGCCGGCCAGAGCTTCGAGCGCGTCAAAGTCGAGCCCGCGATGCTCGGTCACTACCTCGGTGAGTTCCAGCTCACCCGTAGCGACGTCGAACACGGTCAGGCCGGTATCGGGGCGACACGCTCCTCGAAGTTCGTACCGCTCAAGTAA